In a single window of the Gadus macrocephalus chromosome 6, ASM3116895v1 genome:
- the hsd17b3 gene encoding 17-beta-hydroxysteroid dehydrogenase type 3 isoform X1, whose product MDYTNFFIFLGSLVVLHYAVKLLSFIRMLCPKFFFPLPKSFLRSMGEWAVVTGGSEGIGRAYAFELARHGMNVIILSRSKDKLERTAKEIEEETGKRVKVLVADFSRDDVYTEIEDNLKDLEIGVLVNNVGILPSMIPSKFLETKNLNQTMTNVINCNMRAMAEMFRICLPGMEKRGKGVIVNLSSGVATIPCPLYSLYSASKVFVERFSLCLQAEYSAKGIIIQAIAPFSVSTAMIGFQKGGLSILPEDFVRTSLQYLKAGGKINGSVGHTFMGWLLESLPSGILHSEAMQEGFIAYVKKAVAG is encoded by the exons ATGGATTACAcaaatttttttatctttcttggTTCCTTAGTGGTACTTCACTATGCGGTAAAACTGCTGTCTTTTATAAGGATGCTTTGTCCCAAATTCTTCTTTCCATTGCCCAAGTCATTCCTCAGATCCATGGGAGAGTGGGCAG TTGTGACCGGTGGATCAGAGGGGATAGGAAGAGCATATGCCTTTGAG CTGGCCAGACACGGGATGAACGTCATAATTCTCAGCAGAAGCAAAGACAAACTGGAGCGTACAGCCAAAGAGATCG AAGAAGAAACTGGCAAGAGGGTGAAAGTGTTGGTGGCTGACTTCTCACGTGATGATGTATATACGGAGATTGAAGACAACCTTAAAGACCTAGAGATTGGTGTTCTTG TCAATAACGTTGGCATTCTCCCCTCCATGATCCCTTCAAAATTCCTGGAGACCAAAAACTTAAATCAG ACAATGACTAATGTCATAAATTGCAATATGAGAGCTATGGCAGAG ATGTTCAGAATATGTCTTCCTGGCATGGAGAAAAG AGGAAAGGGAGTGATTGTGAATCTTTCCTCAGGAGTGGCCACTATTCCTTGTCCTCTATATAGCCTCTACAGCGCATCTAAG GTGTTTGTCGAAAGATTTTCTCTTTGCCTTCAGGCTGAATACAGTGCCAAAGGAATTATTATACAG gcaaTAGCTCCATTCTCAGTGTCCACTGCCATGATAGGCTTCCAGAAAGGCGGGCTGTCAATTCTTCCGGAAGACTTTGTGAGAACCTCTCTGCAGTATCTAAAGGCTGGAGGCAAAATCAACGGCAGCGTTGGCCACACCTTCATG GGTTGGCTCCTAGAGTCTCTTCCCTCTGGGATTCTCCACTCTGAAGCTATGCAGGAAGGTTTTATAGCCTATGTCAAGAAAGCTGTCGCAGGTTAA
- the hsd17b3 gene encoding 17-beta-hydroxysteroid dehydrogenase type 3 isoform X2, producing MDYTNFFIFLGSLVVLHYAVKLLSFIRMLCPKFFFPLPKSFLRSMGEWAVVTGGSEGIGRAYAFELARHGMNVIILSRSKDKLERTAKEIVNNVGILPSMIPSKFLETKNLNQTMTNVINCNMRAMAEMFRICLPGMEKRGKGVIVNLSSGVATIPCPLYSLYSASKVFVERFSLCLQAEYSAKGIIIQAIAPFSVSTAMIGFQKGGLSILPEDFVRTSLQYLKAGGKINGSVGHTFMGWLLESLPSGILHSEAMQEGFIAYVKKAVAG from the exons ATGGATTACAcaaatttttttatctttcttggTTCCTTAGTGGTACTTCACTATGCGGTAAAACTGCTGTCTTTTATAAGGATGCTTTGTCCCAAATTCTTCTTTCCATTGCCCAAGTCATTCCTCAGATCCATGGGAGAGTGGGCAG TTGTGACCGGTGGATCAGAGGGGATAGGAAGAGCATATGCCTTTGAG CTGGCCAGACACGGGATGAACGTCATAATTCTCAGCAGAAGCAAAGACAAACTGGAGCGTACAGCCAAAGAGATCG TCAATAACGTTGGCATTCTCCCCTCCATGATCCCTTCAAAATTCCTGGAGACCAAAAACTTAAATCAG ACAATGACTAATGTCATAAATTGCAATATGAGAGCTATGGCAGAG ATGTTCAGAATATGTCTTCCTGGCATGGAGAAAAG AGGAAAGGGAGTGATTGTGAATCTTTCCTCAGGAGTGGCCACTATTCCTTGTCCTCTATATAGCCTCTACAGCGCATCTAAG GTGTTTGTCGAAAGATTTTCTCTTTGCCTTCAGGCTGAATACAGTGCCAAAGGAATTATTATACAG gcaaTAGCTCCATTCTCAGTGTCCACTGCCATGATAGGCTTCCAGAAAGGCGGGCTGTCAATTCTTCCGGAAGACTTTGTGAGAACCTCTCTGCAGTATCTAAAGGCTGGAGGCAAAATCAACGGCAGCGTTGGCCACACCTTCATG GGTTGGCTCCTAGAGTCTCTTCCCTCTGGGATTCTCCACTCTGAAGCTATGCAGGAAGGTTTTATAGCCTATGTCAAGAAAGCTGTCGCAGGTTAA